One Mycolicibacterium fortuitum subsp. fortuitum genomic window carries:
- the lepB gene encoding signal peptidase I → MQAPDSSEDDSQDTAPKRKHSTAREIAILATIALVLYYVTLTFIARPYLIPSESMEPTLHGCAGCVGDRIMVDKVTYRFSKPEPGDVVVFKGPPSWNIGYKSIRSDNTAIRWVQNALSFVGFVPPDENDLVKRVIAVGGQTIQCRADTGLTVDGKQLNEPYLDPATMMADPGVYPCLGPEFGPVTVPPDRLWVMGDNRTHSADSRFHCSNLPADAQKGLLCTGDPMAGTVPVENVIGKARFIAWPPSRWGGINGANPQTDS, encoded by the coding sequence GTGCAGGCGCCGGACTCCTCCGAGGACGACTCGCAGGACACGGCGCCCAAGCGCAAGCATTCCACGGCGCGTGAAATCGCCATTCTGGCGACCATCGCCCTGGTGCTCTACTACGTGACGCTGACGTTCATCGCGCGTCCGTATCTGATTCCCTCGGAATCCATGGAGCCAACGCTGCACGGCTGTGCCGGTTGCGTGGGTGACCGGATCATGGTCGACAAGGTGACCTACCGGTTCTCCAAGCCCGAACCCGGCGATGTAGTGGTGTTCAAGGGTCCGCCGTCGTGGAACATCGGATACAAGTCGATCCGCTCGGACAACACCGCGATCCGCTGGGTGCAGAACGCCCTCTCCTTCGTGGGCTTCGTGCCGCCGGATGAGAACGACCTCGTCAAGCGGGTTATCGCCGTCGGTGGTCAGACGATCCAGTGCCGTGCCGACACGGGTCTGACGGTCGACGGTAAACAGCTGAACGAGCCGTATCTGGATCCGGCGACCATGATGGCCGATCCGGGTGTGTACCCGTGCCTGGGTCCTGAGTTCGGCCCGGTGACCGTCCCGCCCGACCGGCTGTGGGTGATGGGCGACAACCGGACTCATTCGGCCGATTCACGTTTCCACTGCAGCAATCTGCCCGCCGACGCGCAAAAAGGTCTGCTGTGTACCGGCGACCCGATGGCCGGAACGGTTCCGGTGGAGAATGTGATCGGAAAGGCACGGTTCATCGCCTGGCCGCCGTCCCGATGGGGCGGCATCAACGGCGCGAACCCGCAGACCGACTCCTAG
- a CDS encoding ribonuclease HII, whose amino-acid sequence MKTSWPPRTVIRRSSGLRTLESALYRNGLGPVAGVDEVGRGACAGPLVVAACVLGPNRMDSLASLDDSKKLGERERERLFPLIRRYALAYHVVFIPSGEVDRLGVHVANIEGMRRAVAGLSLRPGYVLSDGFRVPGLAVPSLPVIGGDAAAACIAAASVLAKVSRDRLMVEMEQHHPGYGFAEHKGYSTPAHSAALAELGPCVEHRHSYVNVRRAAETADVRRAAETADVRRAAETADVRRAAEMTDV is encoded by the coding sequence GTGAAGACGTCGTGGCCGCCGCGAACGGTGATCCGGAGGTCATCCGGACTGCGCACCCTGGAATCAGCGCTGTATCGCAACGGTCTGGGCCCGGTTGCCGGGGTGGACGAAGTGGGACGCGGCGCCTGCGCGGGACCATTGGTGGTGGCGGCCTGTGTGCTGGGCCCCAATCGGATGGACAGCTTGGCCTCGCTCGACGATTCCAAGAAATTGGGTGAGCGTGAGAGGGAGCGGTTGTTCCCCCTGATTCGCCGCTACGCATTGGCGTATCACGTGGTCTTCATTCCCTCCGGCGAGGTAGACCGTCTCGGTGTGCACGTGGCCAACATCGAGGGCATGCGGCGAGCAGTGGCGGGGTTGTCGCTGCGGCCCGGATATGTGTTGTCCGACGGTTTTCGCGTCCCTGGTCTGGCGGTGCCGTCGTTGCCGGTGATCGGGGGAGATGCGGCGGCTGCCTGTATCGCAGCGGCCAGTGTGCTCGCCAAGGTCAGCCGGGATCGGCTGATGGTCGAGATGGAACAGCACCATCCCGGGTACGGGTTCGCCGAGCACAAGGGGTACAGCACTCCCGCGCACTCCGCGGCGTTGGCGGAGTTGGGGCCGTGTGTGGAGCACCGCCACTCGTATGTGAACGTGCGGCGGGCCGCAGAGACTGCAGATGTGCGGCGGGCCGCAGAGACGGCAGATGTGCGGCGGGCCGCAGAGACAGCAGATGTGCGGCGGGCCGCAGAGATGACGGACGTATGA
- a CDS encoding DUF2469 domain-containing protein, with the protein MSAEDLEKYETEMELSLYREYKDIVGQFSYVVETERRFYLANSVELIPRNSEGEVYFELRLADAWVWDMYRPARFVKQVRVITFKDVNIEEVEKPELRLPE; encoded by the coding sequence ATGAGCGCCGAGGATCTCGAGAAGTATGAAACCGAGATGGAGCTCTCGCTGTACCGCGAATACAAGGACATCGTCGGGCAGTTCAGCTACGTCGTCGAGACCGAGCGTCGGTTCTACCTGGCCAACAGTGTGGAGCTGATTCCGCGGAACTCCGAGGGCGAGGTCTATTTCGAGCTGAGGCTCGCCGACGCCTGGGTCTGGGACATGTACCGCCCGGCTCGGTTCGTCAAACAGGTGCGGGTGATCACGTTCAAGGACGTGAATATCGAAGAGGTCGAGAAGCCCGAGCTGCGGCTGCCGGAGTAG
- a CDS encoding amidohydrolase: MATVSTGSDDIRRRADEVLTRLPEVRSWQEPLYRDLHQHPELSHQERRTAGVVAARLRESGLTVHEGVGGTGVICVLRNGEGPAVLLRADMDALPVTEATGLPYASSQERVMHACGHDIHVTCLLGAADLFARATDHWRGTVIALFQPAEEVGDGAKAMVDDGLAELIGPVDVALAQHVGPAPAGYVAVCNGPALAAADSMRITVYGRGGHGSMPQSTVDPVVLAAMIVIRLQMIVSREVAATETVVLTVGSIHSGEKSNVIGDHAVLQLNLRTYDATVRTSVLDAIRRVVVAECQASGSPREPEFELYDSFPPTVNDDAVTERVHSAFAEFFGSRAATMGPQAASEDFSDIPNALGVPYTYWGVGGIDEQQYRTAVDAGRVGADIPVNHSPRFAPVIQPTLDTGTQALVVAALSWL, from the coding sequence GTGGCGACGGTCAGTACGGGTTCCGACGATATTCGCCGCCGCGCCGATGAGGTCCTGACGCGCCTGCCCGAGGTTCGGTCGTGGCAGGAGCCGCTGTACCGGGATCTGCATCAGCATCCGGAACTCTCGCATCAGGAACGGCGTACCGCCGGCGTGGTCGCCGCGCGTCTGCGCGAGTCCGGGCTGACAGTTCACGAAGGTGTCGGCGGGACGGGCGTGATCTGCGTGCTGCGCAACGGCGAGGGGCCCGCGGTGCTGTTGCGGGCGGACATGGACGCCTTACCGGTGACCGAGGCAACCGGTCTGCCGTATGCCAGCTCTCAGGAGCGCGTCATGCACGCGTGTGGCCATGACATCCACGTCACCTGCCTGTTGGGCGCGGCCGACTTGTTCGCTCGGGCCACAGATCATTGGCGGGGCACAGTGATTGCCCTCTTCCAGCCGGCCGAGGAGGTCGGTGACGGCGCCAAGGCGATGGTCGACGATGGTCTGGCCGAGCTGATCGGCCCTGTCGATGTGGCGCTGGCTCAACACGTGGGACCCGCGCCCGCCGGGTATGTTGCGGTCTGCAATGGCCCGGCGCTGGCAGCTGCGGACAGCATGCGCATCACCGTCTACGGACGGGGCGGGCATGGTTCGATGCCCCAGTCGACGGTGGATCCGGTGGTGCTGGCGGCGATGATCGTGATCCGGCTGCAGATGATCGTGTCCCGTGAGGTGGCCGCGACGGAAACGGTGGTGCTGACCGTCGGCAGTATCCACAGCGGTGAGAAGAGCAACGTCATCGGCGATCACGCTGTGCTGCAACTCAATCTGCGTACATATGACGCGACGGTGCGGACGTCGGTGCTCGATGCGATCCGACGGGTGGTGGTGGCCGAATGCCAGGCATCCGGTTCTCCGCGCGAGCCGGAGTTCGAGTTGTACGACAGTTTTCCGCCGACGGTCAACGACGACGCAGTGACCGAACGGGTGCATTCAGCGTTCGCCGAGTTCTTCGGATCCCGGGCAGCCACCATGGGGCCGCAGGCTGCCAGTGAGGATTTCAGCGACATCCCCAATGCACTTGGCGTGCCCTACACCTACTGGGGCGTCGGCGGCATCGACGAACAGCAGTACCGGACTGCCGTCGATGCGGGGCGGGTCGGCGCAGACATCCCGGTCAACCATTCGCCTCGATTCGCCCCGGTGATCCAGCCGACGCTGGACACCGGCACACAGGCGCTGGTGGTGGCCGCGCTCAGTTGGCTTTAG
- a CDS encoding dienelactone hydrolase family protein, protein MTTITMDTPAGPIDALLSLPDGDGPWPGVVIIHDAIGYAPDNEAISERVAAAGYLALTPNLYARGGRARCVTRVMRELMAQRGRALDDILAARDHLRSHAQCTGAVGIAGFCMGGQFALVLGPKGFGAAAPFYGTPLPRGLAQTLDASCPVVASFGRRDPLGIGAPARLQRIVDDKTIPADIKVYPDAGHSFANQLPGQSFLRITGFGYNEAATADAWSRVFAFFDEHLGAKAN, encoded by the coding sequence GTGACGACGATCACCATGGATACCCCGGCCGGTCCGATCGACGCCCTGCTCAGCCTGCCCGATGGTGACGGGCCGTGGCCCGGGGTGGTGATCATCCACGATGCGATCGGGTACGCCCCCGACAACGAGGCGATCTCCGAGCGCGTTGCAGCCGCGGGCTATCTCGCCCTCACGCCGAACCTCTACGCCCGCGGCGGTCGGGCCCGGTGCGTCACGCGAGTGATGCGCGAGCTGATGGCCCAACGGGGCCGGGCGCTCGACGACATCCTGGCCGCGCGCGACCACCTGCGCTCACACGCGCAATGCACCGGAGCGGTCGGCATCGCCGGTTTCTGTATGGGCGGCCAGTTCGCGCTCGTACTGGGCCCCAAAGGATTCGGCGCAGCCGCACCGTTCTACGGCACTCCCCTGCCGCGAGGTCTCGCCCAGACTCTGGATGCGTCGTGCCCGGTCGTGGCCAGCTTCGGCCGCCGCGACCCTCTCGGCATCGGGGCCCCCGCCCGCCTGCAGCGCATCGTCGACGACAAGACCATTCCGGCCGACATCAAGGTCTACCCCGACGCCGGGCACAGCTTCGCCAACCAACTGCCCGGGCAGTCGTTTCTGCGGATCACCGGCTTCGGCTACAACGAGGCCGCCACCGCCGATGCCTGGTCGCGCGTGTTCGCCTTCTTCGACGAACACCTCGGAGCTAAAGCCAACTGA
- a CDS encoding protein adenylyltransferase SelO — protein sequence MSVASEPTVVLENRFARALPEMAVAWQAEPAPALRLLVLNESLANELGLDATWLRSPDGLGLLSGTVVPDGATPVAQAYAGHQFGGYVPRLGDGRALLLGELVADAGPRDLHLKGSGRTPFARGGDGLAVVGPMLREYIVSEAMHAMGVPTTRALAVVATGRDVRRETLQPGAVLARIAASHLRVGSFQYASAHAQAVGDIGLLRRLADHAIARHHPDAAHAANPYLALYQAVIAAQAELLAQWMLVGFVHGVMNTDNMTISGETIDYGPCAFMETFDPATVFSSIDHGGRYAYGNQPAVAAWNLARFAESLLPLLADDGDHAVELATGALHEFGPQFDAAWSAGMRSKLGLPADTDGQTARPLIDDLLVLLQQNQTDYTSFFRNLSRAARGETTLPAGFDEWLARWQALRPDAAAMDRVNPIYIPRNHLVEAALSAATDGDLEPVEHLMHALAAPYVERPGLERYAAPAPAGFGAYRTFCGT from the coding sequence GTGAGCGTCGCATCCGAACCGACTGTCGTGCTCGAGAACCGTTTTGCCCGCGCCCTGCCCGAGATGGCCGTTGCGTGGCAGGCCGAGCCGGCTCCGGCGCTGCGCTTGCTGGTGCTCAACGAGTCGTTGGCAAACGAACTCGGTCTCGACGCCACGTGGCTGCGCAGCCCGGACGGGCTCGGCCTGCTGTCGGGCACCGTCGTTCCCGACGGTGCCACTCCCGTCGCGCAGGCCTATGCCGGACATCAGTTCGGCGGGTACGTCCCGCGCTTGGGCGACGGCCGCGCCCTGCTGCTCGGCGAACTCGTCGCCGACGCCGGCCCCCGGGACCTGCATCTGAAAGGTTCCGGACGCACGCCCTTCGCCCGAGGCGGCGACGGTCTGGCCGTCGTCGGACCCATGCTGCGCGAGTACATCGTCAGCGAGGCGATGCACGCCATGGGCGTTCCCACCACCCGAGCCCTGGCAGTCGTCGCCACTGGACGCGATGTCCGGCGCGAGACCCTGCAGCCGGGGGCGGTGCTGGCCAGGATCGCCGCCAGTCACCTGCGAGTCGGCAGCTTCCAGTACGCGAGCGCGCACGCCCAGGCCGTCGGCGACATCGGTCTGCTGCGGCGGCTGGCCGACCACGCCATCGCGCGTCACCACCCCGACGCGGCCCACGCCGCCAACCCCTACCTGGCGCTGTACCAGGCGGTCATCGCGGCACAGGCTGAGCTGCTGGCCCAGTGGATGCTGGTCGGATTCGTGCACGGCGTGATGAATACAGACAACATGACCATCTCAGGTGAGACCATCGACTACGGGCCGTGCGCCTTCATGGAAACCTTCGATCCCGCAACGGTATTCAGTTCGATCGACCATGGCGGCCGCTACGCCTACGGCAATCAGCCGGCAGTGGCCGCGTGGAACCTGGCCCGCTTCGCCGAATCGCTGCTGCCCCTGCTCGCCGACGACGGCGATCACGCCGTCGAACTCGCCACCGGGGCACTGCACGAGTTCGGTCCGCAGTTCGACGCGGCATGGTCGGCCGGGATGCGCAGCAAGCTCGGACTGCCGGCCGACACTGATGGGCAGACGGCTCGCCCCCTGATCGACGACCTGCTGGTGCTGCTGCAACAGAACCAAACGGATTACACGTCGTTCTTCCGTAACCTGAGCCGTGCCGCGCGGGGAGAAACCACGCTGCCCGCCGGATTCGACGAGTGGCTGGCACGCTGGCAGGCCCTGCGGCCCGACGCCGCCGCGATGGACCGGGTCAACCCCATCTACATTCCCCGTAACCATCTGGTCGAGGCGGCGTTGAGCGCGGCCACCGACGGTGACCTCGAACCCGTCGAGCACCTGATGCACGCCCTCGCGGCGCCCTATGTCGAGCGCCCGGGGCTCGAACGATATGCCGCACCCGCGCCTGCCGGCTTCGGCGCCTACCGCACCTTCTGCGGAACCTGA
- a CDS encoding DUF2237 family protein has protein sequence MADRNVLGGRLEECGTDPLTGFYRDGCCSTGDADQGRHTICAVVTAEFLEHQRSIGNDLSTPAPQYRFPGLRPGDRWCVTAHNWLRAHDDGKAAPVVLAATHERTLDVVPLDVLQQYAVDVPDDLGSL, from the coding sequence GGCGGCAGGCTCGAAGAGTGCGGCACCGACCCGCTCACCGGCTTCTATCGCGACGGATGTTGCTCGACCGGCGATGCCGACCAGGGCAGGCACACCATCTGCGCCGTCGTGACCGCCGAGTTCCTCGAACACCAGCGGTCCATCGGCAACGACCTGTCGACCCCGGCGCCGCAGTACCGATTCCCCGGCCTGAGGCCAGGAGACCGTTGGTGCGTCACCGCCCACAACTGGCTGCGCGCGCACGACGACGGCAAGGCGGCGCCGGTGGTACTGGCCGCCACCCACGAGCGCACCCTCGACGTGGTACCTCTCGACGTTCTTCAGCAGTATGCCGTCGACGTGCCGGATGACCTGGGCAGCCTGTAG